The following coding sequences are from one Pyxidicoccus xibeiensis window:
- a CDS encoding DNA-methyltransferase, which translates to MSAHAAAPSLKVVRRSLSESVYAKGEAYTLLHGDSLELMEQFEPQTFDMIFADPPYFLSNGGTTCKGGKRVSVAKGKWDESRGVEEDHKFTTAWLAACQRLLKPTGTLWVSGTQHVIFNVGFAMQKLGFKLLNTVTWFKPNASPNLACRYFTHSTELLIWASPKSGGKLQHTFNYARMKAENGGKQMRDAWVLPPSGDAELTADGEGRLWTLTVPRGGEEKAFGSHPTQKPVALLERILEASCPPDALVLDPFNGSGTSGVAALKLGHRYVGIDMDEKYLALSEKRLKASSSK; encoded by the coding sequence ATGTCCGCGCACGCTGCAGCCCCTTCCCTGAAGGTTGTCCGCCGCTCCCTGAGCGAGAGCGTCTACGCGAAAGGGGAGGCGTACACGCTGCTGCATGGCGACAGCCTGGAGCTGATGGAGCAGTTCGAGCCCCAGACGTTCGACATGATTTTCGCGGACCCGCCGTACTTCCTCTCCAACGGCGGCACCACCTGCAAGGGTGGCAAGCGCGTCTCCGTGGCGAAGGGCAAGTGGGACGAGTCGCGCGGCGTGGAGGAGGACCACAAGTTCACCACCGCGTGGCTGGCGGCTTGCCAGCGCCTGCTCAAGCCCACCGGCACGCTGTGGGTGAGCGGCACCCAGCACGTCATCTTCAACGTGGGCTTCGCGATGCAGAAGCTCGGGTTCAAGCTGCTCAACACCGTCACCTGGTTCAAGCCCAACGCGAGCCCCAACCTGGCGTGCCGCTACTTCACGCACTCCACGGAGCTGCTCATCTGGGCCTCGCCGAAGTCGGGCGGCAAGCTGCAGCACACGTTCAACTACGCGCGCATGAAGGCGGAGAACGGCGGCAAGCAGATGCGCGACGCGTGGGTGCTGCCGCCCTCCGGTGACGCGGAGCTGACCGCGGACGGCGAGGGCCGGCTGTGGACGCTCACCGTCCCGCGCGGCGGCGAGGAGAAGGCCTTCGGCAGCCACCCCACGCAGAAGCCGGTGGCGCTGCTGGAGCGCATCCTCGAGGCCTCCTGCCCCCCGGACGCGCTGGTGCTGGACCCCTTCAACGGCAGCGGCACCTCCGGCGTGGCGGCCCTCAAGCTGGGCCACCGCTACGTGGGCATCGACATGGACGAGAAGTACCTCGCCCTGTCGGAGAAGCGCCTGAAGGCGTCGTCGTCGAAGTAG
- a CDS encoding CheR family methyltransferase yields the protein MSLSGPQVRRLDDRLAERSRGLTPHQYLMFLKSPSGALELEELISAVVVHKTDLFRDEVQLSAFRAQVLAPLVERARRPLRIWSAGCATGEEVATLLVLLAEAGADPGSTVLGTDISAEALRRARWLGFTQEQLRRVPNGTRERYFVPSGERVALAPSLRERASFQLHNLMDTPYPAPLGGGGFDVIFCRNVLIYFTVEAFQRTVEALAGSLVPGGTLVLSSSEPLLQLPPSLRVLRGEQAFFYVRVDGDTVGQGSTTTPGRGDGVKGLGATGRMREAERVVQAPVSTAPALPALASTATTRLPAEPVTEDSPPTAPVDPAFEEADLLFARVLDGAATGVADDAAERDLRRCLTLDPDHSAARYLLGLLLEQGLRPSEASVEYRRALESLEAGRARPVPFFLNPARLQVACAHAAERVEAAVRRR from the coding sequence ATGTCGCTCAGCGGCCCCCAGGTCCGCCGGCTGGATGACCGGCTGGCGGAGCGCAGCCGGGGCCTCACCCCGCACCAGTACCTGATGTTCCTCAAGTCTCCGTCGGGCGCGCTGGAGCTGGAGGAGCTCATCTCCGCGGTGGTGGTGCACAAGACGGACCTCTTCCGGGACGAGGTGCAGCTCTCCGCGTTCCGGGCCCAGGTGCTGGCGCCGCTGGTGGAGCGGGCGCGGCGGCCGCTGCGCATCTGGAGCGCGGGCTGCGCCACGGGCGAGGAGGTGGCCACGCTGCTGGTGCTGCTGGCGGAGGCGGGCGCGGACCCGGGCAGCACGGTGCTCGGCACGGACATCTCCGCGGAGGCGCTGCGGCGGGCGCGCTGGCTGGGCTTCACCCAGGAGCAGCTGCGCCGGGTGCCCAATGGGACGCGCGAGCGCTACTTCGTCCCGTCCGGGGAGCGCGTGGCCCTGGCGCCGTCCCTGCGCGAGCGGGCGAGCTTCCAGCTCCACAACCTGATGGACACGCCATACCCGGCGCCCCTGGGAGGCGGAGGGTTCGACGTCATCTTCTGCCGCAACGTGCTCATCTACTTCACGGTGGAGGCGTTCCAGCGCACGGTGGAGGCGCTCGCCGGCAGCCTGGTGCCGGGCGGGACGCTGGTGCTGTCCTCCTCGGAGCCGCTGCTCCAACTGCCCCCGTCGCTGCGGGTGCTGCGTGGGGAGCAGGCGTTCTTCTACGTCCGCGTGGACGGAGACACGGTGGGGCAGGGGAGCACGACGACTCCCGGGCGGGGGGACGGCGTGAAGGGGCTGGGAGCCACCGGACGCATGCGTGAAGCGGAGCGCGTCGTCCAGGCTCCAGTCTCAACTGCGCCGGCCTTGCCGGCCCTGGCATCCACCGCCACGACGCGGCTGCCCGCCGAGCCTGTCACCGAGGATTCCCCCCCGACTGCTCCCGTCGACCCTGCCTTCGAAGAGGCGGACCTGCTGTTCGCCCGGGTCCTGGACGGCGCCGCCACGGGCGTGGCGGACGACGCGGCGGAGCGGGACCTGCGGCGCTGCCTGACGCTGGACCCGGACCACTCCGCCGCCCGCTATCTGCTCGGGTTGCTGCTGGAGCAGGGGCTCCGGCCCTCCGAGGCTTCCGTGGAGTACCGTCGCGCGCTCGAGTCCCTGGAGGCGGGCCGGGCCCGTCCGGTTCCCTTCTTCCTCAACCCCGCCCGGCTCCAGGTGGCCTGCGCCCACGCCGCCGAGCGCGTGGAGGCGGCCGTCCGCCGCCGCTGA
- a CDS encoding M1 family metallopeptidase translates to MARLDPHSYNDSTQPETETLDWKARVDFRTHRLHAEATLTLKEASAGPLDLDTRDLEIQGVVDASGRPLPYILSPPEPILGSRLRVELPVGLKQLTVRYRTAPGASALQWLTPSQTAGGQHPFLYSQCQAIHARSVVPLQDTPRIRIRYRAALRVPKALKAVMAASFVRREEHGVEAEEHYEMPQPVPPYLLAFAVGSLAPKELGPRSRVWAEPELLEEAADEFAGVDDMLRAAESLFGPYDWERFDLLTMPPSFPYGGMENPRLTFLTPTLIAGDRSLVNVVAHELAHSWTGNLVTNASAEHFWLNEGFTVFAERRILEALAGPEVAALHGALGRRALEEALHHFRAHPHLTALRTHLAGVDPDEAFSQIPYEKGYLLLRAMEDAAGRPAFDEFLRRYLATYRFKALTTEEFVAFTERELPGVLAKVDADAYLNRPGVPPGAPSPRSARLEALVRVRGTVPSAETVKDWTPTEWQLYLEWLPSDTPRDVFRQLDERFSLTRSRNSEVLVSWLVAALRAGWEPALGRAEAFLGEVGRMKYLKPLYGVLSSSREYRGLARTLFKKHGERYHPIARQGVELILSRS, encoded by the coding sequence ATGGCGCGCCTCGACCCGCACTCCTACAACGACAGCACGCAGCCTGAGACGGAAACCCTGGACTGGAAGGCCCGCGTCGATTTCCGGACGCACCGCCTGCACGCGGAGGCCACGCTGACGCTGAAGGAGGCCTCGGCCGGTCCCCTCGACCTGGACACCCGGGACCTCGAAATCCAAGGAGTCGTGGACGCAAGCGGTCGCCCCTTGCCCTACATCCTGTCCCCGCCCGAGCCCATCCTGGGCAGCCGGCTGAGGGTGGAGCTGCCGGTGGGGCTCAAGCAGCTCACAGTCCGCTACCGCACGGCGCCGGGCGCCAGCGCGCTCCAGTGGCTGACACCCTCGCAGACGGCCGGGGGGCAGCACCCCTTCCTGTACAGCCAGTGCCAGGCCATCCACGCGCGCAGCGTGGTTCCGCTGCAGGACACGCCGCGCATCCGCATCCGCTACCGGGCGGCGCTGCGGGTGCCCAAGGCGCTCAAGGCCGTCATGGCCGCCAGCTTCGTGCGGCGCGAAGAGCACGGCGTGGAGGCGGAGGAGCACTACGAGATGCCGCAGCCGGTGCCTCCGTACCTGCTGGCCTTCGCGGTGGGGAGCCTGGCGCCGAAGGAGCTGGGCCCGCGCTCGCGTGTGTGGGCGGAGCCGGAGCTGCTGGAGGAGGCCGCGGACGAGTTCGCCGGCGTGGACGACATGCTGCGCGCCGCGGAGTCCCTCTTCGGGCCGTACGACTGGGAGCGCTTCGATTTGCTCACCATGCCCCCATCCTTCCCCTACGGCGGCATGGAGAACCCGCGCCTCACCTTCCTCACGCCCACGCTGATTGCGGGCGACAGGAGCCTCGTCAACGTGGTGGCGCACGAGCTGGCGCACTCGTGGACGGGCAACCTCGTGACGAACGCGTCCGCGGAGCACTTCTGGCTCAACGAGGGATTCACCGTCTTCGCCGAGCGGCGCATCCTGGAGGCGCTGGCGGGGCCCGAGGTGGCCGCGCTGCACGGCGCGCTGGGGCGGCGCGCGCTGGAGGAGGCGCTGCACCACTTCCGCGCCCACCCGCACCTCACCGCGCTGCGCACGCACCTGGCGGGCGTGGACCCGGACGAGGCCTTCTCCCAGATTCCGTACGAGAAGGGCTACCTCCTGCTGCGCGCCATGGAGGACGCCGCGGGACGCCCCGCCTTCGACGAGTTCCTCCGGCGCTACCTGGCCACGTACCGCTTCAAGGCGCTCACCACCGAGGAGTTCGTCGCCTTCACGGAGCGCGAGCTGCCCGGGGTGCTGGCGAAGGTGGACGCGGACGCGTACCTGAATCGGCCGGGTGTGCCGCCGGGTGCGCCCTCCCCCCGCTCGGCGCGGCTGGAGGCGCTGGTGCGCGTGCGCGGCACGGTGCCGTCCGCGGAGACGGTGAAGGACTGGACGCCCACCGAGTGGCAGCTCTACCTGGAGTGGCTGCCGTCGGACACGCCGCGCGACGTCTTCCGGCAGCTCGACGAGCGCTTCAGCCTCACCCGCAGCCGCAACTCGGAGGTGCTGGTGTCGTGGCTGGTGGCGGCGCTGCGCGCGGGCTGGGAGCCAGCCCTGGGGCGCGCGGAGGCGTTCCTCGGTGAGGTGGGCCGGATGAAGTACCTCAAGCCGCTGTACGGGGTGCTGTCCTCGTCCCGCGAGTACCGGGGGCTGGCGCGCACGCTCTTCAAGAAGCACGGGGAGCGCTACCACCCCATCGCCCGGCAAGGCGTGGAGCTCATCCTGTCGCGCAGCTGA
- a CDS encoding metallophosphoesterase family protein encodes MLVMDAGNALFKSRDSGEAPDAKARAELLLSQMDAQGTVAMAVGTRDLVLGVDFLKSRTKKAKQLKLLSANLVDGQGKLLFAASTVVDAGGMKVGVVGVSPATDKPVSAGPGAKGKPAPTMQGLPTQPAVAAEAKRLREQEKVDVVLVLAAVPYDEALRLAERVEGVDFVVQSHEGRGVGMAQRQALATVIPPGDRGRQLARLELGLEGTGRFKDISETDRAKQSLGIVESNLARAKERLKAAPDAAAKASLEQAVASLEARRTALKKVAEGGATGAGRTHLLSYIQLGNEVPSDPAVQKLVERVEPPGSAAH; translated from the coding sequence GTGCTCGTGATGGATGCGGGCAATGCGCTCTTCAAGAGCCGTGACAGCGGCGAGGCCCCGGACGCGAAGGCGCGCGCGGAGCTGCTGCTGTCGCAGATGGACGCGCAGGGCACCGTGGCCATGGCCGTGGGCACGCGCGACCTCGTGCTCGGCGTGGACTTCCTCAAGAGCAGGACGAAGAAGGCAAAGCAGCTGAAGCTGCTGTCCGCCAACCTCGTGGATGGCCAGGGCAAGCTCCTCTTCGCCGCCTCCACGGTGGTGGACGCAGGGGGCATGAAGGTCGGCGTGGTGGGGGTGTCTCCCGCCACGGACAAGCCCGTGTCCGCGGGGCCGGGCGCGAAGGGCAAGCCCGCCCCGACGATGCAGGGCCTGCCGACGCAGCCCGCGGTGGCGGCCGAGGCGAAGCGCCTGCGCGAGCAGGAGAAGGTGGACGTCGTCCTGGTGCTGGCGGCGGTGCCCTACGACGAGGCCCTCCGCCTGGCAGAGAGGGTGGAAGGCGTGGACTTCGTGGTGCAGTCGCACGAGGGCCGCGGCGTGGGCATGGCGCAGCGGCAGGCGCTGGCCACCGTGATTCCGCCGGGAGACCGGGGCCGCCAGCTGGCGCGGCTGGAGCTGGGCCTGGAGGGCACGGGCCGCTTCAAGGACATCTCCGAGACGGACCGGGCCAAGCAGAGCCTGGGAATCGTGGAGAGCAACCTCGCCCGGGCGAAGGAGCGGCTCAAGGCCGCCCCGGATGCGGCGGCGAAGGCCTCCCTGGAGCAGGCGGTCGCCAGCCTGGAAGCCCGGCGGACGGCCTTGAAGAAAGTGGCCGAGGGCGGCGCAACGGGCGCCGGCCGCACGCATCTACTGTCGTACATCCAGCTCGGAAACGAGGTTCCGTCGGACCCGGCCGTCCAGAAGTTGGTGGAACGCGTCGAACCCCCCGGCTCGGCGGCCCACTGA
- a CDS encoding tetratricopeptide repeat protein, with amino-acid sequence MRRLVPLALLLSLPGCFYPADRGRALEAKVDRLGADSAQMQAELKEARAQLAATLPKIDEKVAEVTKALQGLDTAARRKDADIGIQLQKSVEDLAQLRGQVETYLHKITELETAIGEQDKKLVAIQGAEAVKEAEAKKKAEELQRPADKHEFLALAREKAKAGDVPLARQLFNEFMKKWAKDPLVGDAHYGLGETYYAESRCREALFEYGKVVQDYPKASTAADAYLRSSECFAKLKMKDESRLALEELVKGYPKAPAAKTAKERLAELDKAKAPAKKGKK; translated from the coding sequence ATGCGAAGGCTCGTCCCGCTCGCCCTCCTGTTGTCTCTTCCTGGCTGCTTCTACCCCGCCGACCGCGGCCGCGCCCTCGAGGCGAAGGTGGACCGGCTCGGCGCCGACTCCGCCCAGATGCAGGCGGAGCTGAAGGAGGCGCGCGCGCAGCTCGCCGCCACCCTCCCGAAAATCGACGAGAAGGTCGCCGAGGTGACCAAGGCCCTCCAGGGCCTCGACACCGCCGCGCGCCGCAAGGATGCGGACATCGGCATCCAGCTCCAGAAGTCGGTGGAGGACCTCGCCCAGCTCCGAGGCCAGGTGGAGACCTACCTCCACAAAATCACCGAGCTGGAGACCGCCATCGGCGAGCAGGACAAGAAGCTCGTCGCCATCCAGGGCGCGGAGGCCGTGAAGGAGGCCGAGGCCAAGAAGAAGGCCGAGGAGCTCCAGCGCCCCGCCGACAAGCACGAGTTCCTCGCGCTCGCCCGGGAGAAGGCGAAGGCCGGAGACGTGCCCCTGGCCCGGCAGCTCTTCAACGAGTTCATGAAGAAGTGGGCCAAGGACCCGCTGGTGGGTGACGCCCACTACGGCCTCGGCGAGACGTACTACGCCGAGTCGCGCTGCCGCGAGGCCCTCTTCGAGTACGGCAAGGTGGTGCAGGACTACCCCAAGGCCTCCACCGCGGCGGATGCGTACCTGCGCTCCTCGGAGTGCTTCGCCAAGCTGAAGATGAAGGACGAGTCACGGCTGGCGCTGGAGGAGCTCGTGAAGGGCTACCCCAAGGCCCCCGCGGCCAAGACGGCGAAGGAGCGCCTCGCCGAGCTGGACAAGGCGAAGGCGCCCGCGAAGAAGGGGAAGAAATGA
- a CDS encoding 3-hydroxyacyl-CoA dehydrogenase/enoyl-CoA hydratase family protein, giving the protein MTTRIRKVAVLGAGVMGSGIAAHLANSGVRALLLDIVPPKPGPGEDTSSKAFRNKFAQGALANMRKQKPSPIVSEQVFANIEVGNFEDDLARIAECDWVVEVVKEDLAIKQDLFARVEKHARPGTIVSSNTSGMSIVGMTEGRGAAFKKNFLVTHFFNPVRYMKLLELVAGKETDPEVLRTLHRFGEEVLGKGIVYGKDTTNFIANRIGTYGMMKTITGMGPAELTIEEVDKLFGPPMGRPKSAVFRTTDIVGLDTFVHVAKNCYDTLTQDEERETFRMPEFILDMVKKGMLGDKSGGGFYKKVGKDIQVLDLKTLEYRAQNKVRFESLGAAKEVEDVRERVAVVLNGQDKAAKFAERITLDVLAYTSRRIPEIADDVVNVDRAMRWGYAWDLGPFEAWDAYGVKKGVERMKELGLKPARWVEEMLAAGRTSFYGVEGSKGTYWDIPTKSEKVVPENARTQRVEYLKRGNKKIAGNDSATLWDLDDGATLLEFHSKMNSIDDQIIEMMNTALDETEKNFKGLVIGNDGSNFSAGANIVALLWAAKSGEFEPIRKMVKDFQTANQRMRYSPVPVVTAPFNLTLGGGAEVTMGGNAVQASAELYMGLVEVGVGLIPGGGGNMQLLRNLFGPYAADKDFESMPFLKKVFLSIGMAKVATSAEEAREIGFLSQQDGITSNRDFLLSDAKARVLGMADAGFKPPRPTRFRLPGRSAAATFDMMLYDMELNGQVSAHDRKIAQKLVRVLTGGDTSTSVLLTEERLLELEAEAFLSLCGEEKTQDRLQHMIEKGKPLRN; this is encoded by the coding sequence ATGACGACGCGGATCCGCAAAGTGGCTGTGCTGGGCGCCGGAGTCATGGGCAGCGGCATCGCCGCGCACCTGGCCAACTCGGGCGTACGCGCGCTCCTCCTGGACATCGTCCCGCCGAAGCCGGGCCCGGGCGAGGACACCTCGTCCAAGGCCTTCCGCAACAAGTTCGCGCAGGGCGCGCTGGCCAACATGCGCAAGCAGAAGCCCAGCCCCATCGTCTCCGAGCAGGTCTTCGCCAACATCGAGGTGGGCAACTTCGAGGACGACCTGGCCCGCATCGCCGAGTGCGACTGGGTGGTGGAGGTGGTGAAGGAGGACCTGGCCATCAAGCAGGACCTCTTCGCGCGCGTGGAGAAGCACGCCCGTCCGGGCACCATCGTCTCCTCCAACACCTCCGGCATGTCGATTGTCGGCATGACGGAGGGCCGCGGTGCGGCCTTCAAGAAGAACTTCCTCGTCACGCACTTCTTCAACCCCGTCCGCTACATGAAGCTGCTGGAGCTGGTGGCCGGCAAGGAGACGGACCCGGAGGTGCTGAGGACGCTGCACCGCTTTGGCGAGGAGGTCCTCGGCAAGGGCATCGTCTACGGCAAGGACACCACCAACTTCATCGCCAACCGCATCGGCACGTACGGGATGATGAAGACCATCACCGGAATGGGCCCGGCGGAGCTGACCATCGAAGAGGTGGACAAGCTCTTCGGTCCGCCGATGGGGCGTCCCAAGTCCGCCGTCTTCCGCACCACGGACATCGTCGGCCTGGACACCTTCGTCCACGTGGCGAAGAACTGCTACGACACGCTCACCCAGGACGAGGAGCGTGAGACGTTCCGCATGCCCGAGTTCATCCTCGACATGGTGAAGAAGGGGATGCTGGGCGACAAGAGCGGCGGCGGCTTCTACAAGAAGGTGGGCAAGGACATCCAGGTCCTCGACCTGAAGACCCTGGAGTACCGCGCCCAGAACAAGGTGCGCTTCGAGTCGCTGGGCGCCGCCAAGGAAGTCGAGGACGTGCGCGAGCGCGTCGCCGTGGTGCTCAACGGCCAGGACAAGGCCGCGAAGTTCGCCGAGCGCATCACGCTCGACGTCCTGGCCTACACCAGCCGCCGGATTCCGGAGATTGCCGACGACGTGGTGAACGTGGACCGCGCCATGCGCTGGGGCTACGCGTGGGACCTGGGGCCCTTCGAGGCGTGGGACGCCTACGGCGTGAAGAAGGGCGTGGAGCGGATGAAGGAGCTGGGCCTCAAGCCCGCCAGGTGGGTGGAGGAGATGCTGGCCGCGGGCCGCACGTCCTTCTACGGCGTGGAGGGCAGCAAGGGCACCTACTGGGACATCCCCACGAAGTCCGAGAAGGTGGTGCCGGAGAACGCGCGCACGCAGCGCGTGGAGTACCTCAAGCGCGGCAACAAGAAGATTGCCGGCAACGACTCCGCCACCCTGTGGGACCTGGACGACGGCGCCACGCTGCTGGAGTTCCACAGCAAGATGAACTCCATCGATGACCAGATCATCGAGATGATGAACACGGCGCTGGACGAGACGGAGAAGAACTTCAAGGGCCTGGTCATCGGCAACGACGGCTCCAACTTCTCCGCGGGTGCCAACATCGTCGCGCTGCTGTGGGCGGCGAAGAGCGGCGAGTTCGAGCCCATCCGGAAGATGGTGAAGGACTTCCAGACGGCCAACCAGCGCATGCGCTACAGCCCGGTGCCGGTGGTGACGGCGCCCTTCAACCTCACCCTGGGCGGCGGCGCCGAGGTGACGATGGGCGGCAACGCCGTCCAGGCGAGCGCCGAGCTGTACATGGGCCTGGTGGAGGTGGGCGTGGGCCTCATCCCCGGCGGCGGCGGCAACATGCAGCTGCTGCGCAACCTCTTCGGGCCGTACGCGGCGGACAAGGACTTCGAGTCCATGCCCTTCCTGAAGAAGGTGTTCCTGTCCATCGGCATGGCGAAGGTGGCCACCAGCGCCGAGGAGGCCCGGGAGATTGGCTTCCTGTCGCAGCAGGACGGGATTACCTCCAACCGCGACTTCCTCCTGTCGGACGCGAAGGCGCGGGTGCTGGGCATGGCGGACGCGGGCTTCAAGCCGCCGCGTCCCACGCGCTTCCGGCTGCCGGGCCGCAGCGCCGCGGCGACGTTCGACATGATGCTCTACGACATGGAGCTCAACGGGCAGGTGAGCGCCCATGACCGGAAGATTGCCCAGAAGCTGGTCCGGGTGCTGACCGGTGGCGACACCAGCACGTCGGTGCTGCTCACCGAGGAGCGGCTGCTGGAGCTGGAGGCGGAGGCCTTCCTGAGCCTGTGCGGCGAGGAGAAGACCCAGGACCGCCTGCAGCACATGATTGAGAAGGGCAAGCCGCTGCGGAACTGA
- a CDS encoding thiolase family protein, with protein MPGRVVIASAVRTPFTRAHKGEFKDTRPETLAAAAIKEAVAQVPGLKPEDVEDVVLGCAMPEAEQGMNVARQSALLAGLPVTTAAMTINRFCSSGSQSMAQVAQAILAGMIEVGIGGGTESMTLVPMGGNKPSAHPEIMEKLPEVYTSMGATAENIASRYSVSREDADKFAFESQRRAAAARETGKFKEEIVPVTTTYYEEDGTAKTVTVSVDTILRPDTTLEGLAKLRPAFNAKGVVTAGNASPLTDGAAAAVLMSEEKAKQLGVKPLGYFLDSTVVGVPPEVMGIGPVPAVRKLLAKNKLEVKDIDVFELNEAFGAQALHCLRELGIPLDKANPNGGAIALGHPLGVSGARMVATILRELKRRNGRYGVVSMCIGGGMGFACLIEAAK; from the coding sequence ATGCCTGGTCGAGTCGTGATTGCCAGCGCGGTGCGCACGCCCTTCACCCGCGCGCACAAGGGAGAGTTCAAGGACACGCGGCCTGAGACGCTGGCCGCCGCGGCCATCAAGGAGGCCGTCGCCCAGGTCCCCGGCCTGAAGCCGGAGGACGTGGAGGACGTCGTCCTGGGCTGTGCCATGCCGGAGGCGGAGCAGGGGATGAACGTCGCTCGCCAGTCCGCCCTGCTGGCGGGCCTGCCGGTGACGACGGCGGCGATGACCATCAACCGCTTCTGTTCGTCGGGTTCGCAGTCCATGGCCCAGGTGGCGCAGGCCATCCTGGCGGGGATGATTGAAGTGGGCATCGGCGGCGGCACCGAGTCGATGACGCTGGTGCCGATGGGCGGCAACAAGCCGAGCGCCCACCCCGAAATCATGGAGAAGCTGCCGGAGGTCTACACCTCCATGGGTGCGACGGCGGAGAACATCGCCTCGCGCTACAGCGTCAGCCGTGAGGACGCGGACAAGTTCGCCTTCGAGAGCCAGCGCCGTGCCGCCGCCGCGCGGGAGACGGGCAAGTTCAAGGAGGAGATCGTCCCCGTCACCACGACGTACTACGAGGAGGACGGCACGGCGAAGACGGTGACGGTGTCGGTGGACACCATCCTCCGTCCGGACACCACGCTGGAGGGCCTGGCGAAGCTGCGCCCGGCGTTCAACGCCAAGGGCGTGGTGACGGCTGGCAACGCGTCGCCGCTGACGGACGGCGCGGCGGCGGCGGTGCTGATGAGCGAGGAGAAGGCGAAGCAGCTCGGCGTGAAGCCGCTGGGCTACTTCCTGGACTCCACAGTCGTGGGCGTGCCTCCGGAGGTCATGGGCATCGGCCCGGTGCCCGCGGTGCGCAAGTTGCTGGCGAAGAACAAGCTCGAGGTGAAGGACATCGACGTCTTCGAGCTGAACGAGGCCTTCGGCGCGCAGGCGCTGCACTGCCTCCGCGAGCTGGGGATTCCGCTGGACAAGGCGAACCCGAACGGCGGCGCCATCGCCCTGGGCCACCCGCTGGGCGTGTCCGGTGCGCGCATGGTGGCCACGATTCTTCGCGAGCTGAAGCGCCGCAATGGCCGCTACGGCGTCGTCTCCATGTGCATCGGCGGCGGCATGGGCTTCGCGTGCCTCATCGAGGCGGCGAAGTAG